One window from the genome of Bacillus tianshenii encodes:
- a CDS encoding NAD(P)/FAD-dependent oxidoreductase → MNEDKKVYDITVIGGGPCGIFTAFYSGMRQASVKIIESLPHLGGQLSALYPEKYIYDVAGFPKVRAQELIDNLVEQAKKFEPQVSLEQEVQTVDKLEDGSFKITTNSEIHYTKTIIITAGNGAFQPRRIDLDNAAEFEGKNLHYHVDDLNKFAGQRVAVCGGGDSAVDWALMLEPIAQEVSIIHRRDKFRAHEHSVENLNNSKVNILTPFNPTELIGDDKINQIVLEEIKGDRKETLDVDAVIVNYGFISSLGPIKEWGLEIEKNNIVVNSKQETNIPGIYAAGDICTYEGKVKLIASGFGEAPTAVNNAKAYMDPKARVQPMHSSSMF, encoded by the coding sequence TTGAACGAAGATAAAAAAGTTTATGATATTACAGTTATCGGTGGGGGCCCTTGTGGTATCTTTACTGCGTTTTACAGTGGTATGAGACAAGCAAGTGTCAAAATTATTGAAAGCCTTCCACACCTTGGCGGCCAACTCTCTGCTCTCTACCCTGAAAAATATATTTATGATGTTGCAGGTTTTCCGAAAGTTCGAGCACAAGAACTTATCGACAACTTAGTTGAACAAGCGAAAAAGTTCGAACCACAAGTAAGCCTAGAGCAAGAAGTTCAAACGGTTGATAAATTAGAAGACGGCTCCTTTAAAATCACTACAAACTCCGAGATTCATTATACAAAAACAATTATTATTACAGCTGGAAATGGTGCATTCCAGCCTCGTCGCATAGACTTGGACAATGCTGCTGAATTTGAAGGCAAAAACCTTCACTACCATGTCGATGATTTAAATAAATTTGCAGGTCAACGTGTTGCAGTTTGCGGCGGTGGAGACTCTGCAGTAGACTGGGCCCTTATGCTTGAGCCAATCGCGCAGGAAGTTTCCATTATTCATCGTCGTGATAAATTCCGCGCTCATGAGCACAGTGTTGAAAACTTAAACAATTCGAAAGTGAATATCTTAACACCATTTAATCCAACTGAGCTTATTGGTGACGATAAGATAAACCAAATCGTATTAGAAGAAATAAAAGGTGATCGCAAAGAAACACTTGATGTCGATGCAGTAATTGTGAATTACGGCTTCATCTCTTCTCTTGGACCAATTAAAGAATGGGGCCTTGAGATTGAAAAGAACAACATTGTCGTGAATTCGAAGCAAGAAACAAATATCCCAGGCATTTATGCCGCTGGTGATATTTGCACATATGAAGGAAAAGTCAAGCTCATTGCCTCAGGCTTTGGCGAAGCACCAACAGCTGTTAATAATGCTAAAGCATATATGGATCCAAAAGCACGTGTACAACCAATGCACAGTTCAAGCATGTTCTAA
- a CDS encoding flagellin encodes MRVDAANTQQLAMMRLSSGQRINSAADDAAGLAISELMRGQVRGEDVATRNMRDSQSMYATAEGALNASHSVLQRMRGLSVQANNGMLTDSDRAMIQQEFSQLRDSLDSIGRYTQYNTKNLLDGSLQEANTTVNANGESMQMSLSSALAANLGDGESGMTLADVNLQSNPEDALKVIDGAIAQISDSRSTIGAKNNRLDHAINVSTNKQVNMQAAESRIRDADIAQQVMEMNRSDLLQQTYFATQKMQQNMAGQLFNALF; translated from the coding sequence ATGAGAGTAGATGCTGCAAATACGCAACAATTAGCAATGATGCGCTTGAGCTCAGGGCAACGAATTAATTCTGCAGCAGATGATGCAGCGGGATTAGCCATTTCTGAGTTAATGCGTGGCCAAGTACGAGGGGAAGATGTTGCAACACGAAACATGCGTGATAGTCAGTCAATGTATGCGACTGCTGAAGGAGCCTTAAATGCTTCGCATTCTGTACTGCAACGGATGAGGGGACTGTCTGTGCAAGCTAATAATGGGATGTTAACAGATTCTGACCGAGCGATGATCCAACAGGAATTTTCGCAATTGCGCGACTCCTTGGATTCGATTGGAAGATATACGCAATATAATACGAAGAATCTGTTAGATGGAAGCCTGCAGGAAGCTAATACAACCGTTAATGCGAATGGTGAAAGCATGCAAATGAGTTTGAGCAGTGCCCTAGCAGCTAATTTAGGCGACGGTGAGTCAGGTATGACGCTAGCAGATGTGAACCTGCAATCAAACCCTGAAGATGCTTTGAAAGTCATTGATGGGGCAATTGCACAAATTTCCGATTCCCGCTCTACAATCGGGGCTAAGAATAATCGTCTTGATCATGCAATAAACGTCAGTACCAACAAACAAGTAAATATGCAGGCAGCAGAATCACGTATTCGCGATGCGGATATCGCACAGCAAGTTATGGAGATGAACCGCTCTGATTTATTGCAACAAACATATTTCGCTACACAAAAAATGCAGCAAAATATGGCGGGACAGCTTTTTAATGCATTGTTTTAA
- a CDS encoding iron-sulfur cluster assembly accessory protein, with translation MLTITDAAAHQIKEMMEAEEKESLMLRVGVKGGGCSGLSYGMGFDEEAGDSDTTFEQHDIKVVVNKDDAKILEGVVIDFKQNMMGGGFTIDNPNAIATCGCGSSFRTKENAGTPEDC, from the coding sequence ATGCTAACGATAACAGATGCAGCTGCTCATCAAATTAAAGAAATGATGGAAGCTGAAGAAAAAGAAAGCTTAATGCTACGTGTTGGTGTTAAAGGTGGCGGATGTAGCGGTCTTTCCTACGGTATGGGCTTTGATGAGGAAGCCGGTGATAGTGATACAACATTTGAACAACATGATATTAAAGTTGTTGTGAATAAAGATGATGCCAAGATTTTAGAGGGCGTAGTGATTGATTTTAAACAAAATATGATGGGCGGCGGGTTTACGATTGATAATCCGAATGCGATTGCTACATGTGGTTGTGGAAGCTCATTCCGTACGAAAGAGAATGCAGGTACACCTGAGGACTGCTAA
- the dapF gene encoding diaminopimelate epimerase — MVPFRFTKMHGLGNNYIYINLFEEQLEEARLPELAQEVSSIYTGIGSDGMILICPSERAPVKMRIFNNDGSEGKNCGNGLRCVAKYVYEHKMVDNSHFQIETLSGIVDATVHIENEKVTEVTIDMGEPRLKRADLPMEGPEEDKVIQELVTFHNAKLRMTGVSMGNPHAVFFLDKIEEAPLTTLGPIIEKDARFPEGINVEFIEMVSEEELHFRVWERGSGITQACGTGACAAVVASVLNGKASQGKEVTVHLAGGDLHITWTEEGRILMRGGAETICEGVYYPKQ, encoded by the coding sequence ATGGTGCCATTTCGATTTACAAAAATGCATGGACTAGGAAATAACTATATTTATATCAACCTTTTTGAAGAGCAGCTTGAAGAAGCAAGGTTGCCTGAACTTGCTCAAGAAGTTTCAAGTATTTATACAGGAATTGGCTCAGACGGGATGATTCTTATTTGTCCTTCAGAACGTGCTCCTGTAAAGATGCGTATATTTAATAACGATGGTTCAGAAGGAAAGAACTGCGGAAATGGCCTTCGTTGTGTAGCGAAATATGTCTATGAGCATAAGATGGTAGATAACAGTCATTTTCAAATCGAAACGTTATCAGGTATTGTCGATGCAACTGTTCATATTGAAAATGAAAAGGTCACCGAGGTAACAATTGATATGGGAGAACCACGGCTAAAGCGCGCAGATTTGCCGATGGAAGGACCTGAAGAAGATAAAGTGATTCAAGAACTCGTTACCTTTCATAACGCAAAGTTACGTATGACAGGTGTGTCAATGGGAAATCCACATGCTGTATTTTTCCTCGATAAAATAGAGGAGGCACCACTTACGACGTTGGGGCCTATAATTGAAAAAGATGCTCGTTTTCCAGAAGGTATTAATGTTGAATTTATTGAAATGGTCAGTGAGGAAGAACTTCATTTTCGAGTGTGGGAACGCGGTTCAGGGATTACACAAGCATGTGGAACTGGAGCGTGCGCTGCAGTAGTAGCTTCTGTCTTAAATGGAAAAGCGTCACAAGGCAAGGAAGTGACTGTCCATCTTGCAGGTGGAGATTTGCATATTACATGGACAGAAGAAGGGCGAATCTTAATGCGCGGTGGTGCTGAAACTATTTGTGAAGGTGTTTATTATCCGAAACAATGA
- a CDS encoding DUF2225 domain-containing protein: protein MVLEQELHPLYDKHETCLMCKNEFVSKKVRTRFLRIEDVESDFCPIYKDEAVSPLLYFNKVCPECGFTFNEQFSPYFPPNTEEEIKHNISEKWVPHDFSGERTYHQAIQTYKLAIYSGQLKNERAIVMAGLELRIAWLYRKMGNETKENRFLKFALSTLDEAYTESNYTNTDMNDVRVLYLIGELHRRFNDPQKAVYYYSKVVERQGQTLEHKVIERAREQWHIAREEYKQALNKE from the coding sequence ATGGTTTTGGAACAAGAACTTCATCCTTTATACGATAAACACGAAACATGCTTAATGTGCAAAAATGAGTTTGTTTCCAAAAAAGTAAGAACGAGATTTCTGCGTATAGAAGATGTAGAAAGTGATTTCTGTCCAATCTACAAAGATGAAGCAGTAAGTCCTTTATTATATTTCAATAAAGTATGCCCAGAATGTGGCTTTACATTTAATGAGCAATTCTCACCTTATTTTCCTCCAAATACAGAGGAAGAAATTAAACATAACATTTCTGAAAAGTGGGTTCCTCATGATTTTAGCGGTGAACGAACGTATCACCAAGCAATCCAGACATACAAGCTCGCAATTTATTCAGGTCAGTTAAAGAATGAACGCGCGATTGTAATGGCTGGGCTCGAATTACGTATCGCATGGCTTTATCGAAAAATGGGGAATGAAACAAAAGAAAATCGCTTTCTAAAGTTTGCACTCTCAACACTTGATGAAGCATACACAGAAAGCAACTATACGAATACAGATATGAATGACGTCCGTGTCTTATACTTAATTGGTGAATTACATAGACGTTTCAATGACCCGCAAAAAGCAGTTTATTATTATTCAAAAGTGGTGGAGCGGCAAGGTCAAACACTAGAACACAAAGTGATTGAACGTGCTCGAGAACAGTGGCACATCGCCAGAGAAGAATATAAGCAAGCTTTGAATAAAGAATAA
- a CDS encoding YuzB family protein — translation MKPIIEFCMSNLANGSQAARAKLEKDPNLDVIEYGCLGYCGKCAQNLFALVNGDVVTGETPDVLVDNIYKYLEENPMF, via the coding sequence ATGAAGCCAATTATTGAATTTTGCATGAGCAATCTGGCAAATGGTTCACAGGCTGCAAGAGCTAAGCTTGAGAAAGATCCAAACCTAGATGTCATTGAGTATGGTTGTCTTGGTTATTGTGGAAAATGCGCTCAAAACCTGTTTGCTCTTGTAAATGGTGATGTCGTGACAGGTGAAACGCCAGATGTGCTCGTTGATAATATTTACAAATATCTAGAGGAAAATCCGATGTTTTAA
- a CDS encoding NAD(P)/FAD-dependent oxidoreductase — translation MKNLVILGGGYGGMRLLQRILPNLPRDIHVTLVDRMPYHGLKTEYYALAAGTISDKHTRVEFPTHQQLSYKNAEVSEVDLENKQIYFKDCEPLPYDDLIIGLGCEDKYHNIPGADQYTYSIQTIERAREAYQALNNLNSNQVVAIVGGGLSGVEMASELTESRPDLEVKLFDRGERILSSFPEKLSNYVESWFREHDVGIVHHANITKVEENTLYNNGEPLHFDAIVWTAGIQPNRIVRNLEIEKDNFGRAVLATQHYLPNDDHVFVVGDCASLPHAPSAQLAEGQAEQIATVLQKRWNNEAEPESFPPIKLKGVLGSLGKKSGFGLVKDRALTGRVPRLLKSGVLWMYKNHNG, via the coding sequence ATGAAAAATTTAGTAATACTTGGCGGTGGATACGGGGGCATGCGTTTACTTCAAAGAATACTTCCGAACCTACCACGGGATATTCATGTAACACTTGTCGACCGTATGCCTTATCATGGGCTAAAAACAGAATACTACGCGTTAGCGGCAGGAACGATTTCGGACAAACATACACGGGTCGAATTCCCGACTCATCAACAACTCAGTTATAAAAATGCAGAAGTCTCAGAAGTTGATTTAGAAAATAAACAAATATACTTCAAAGACTGTGAGCCGCTTCCGTATGACGACTTAATTATCGGTCTAGGCTGTGAAGATAAGTATCACAACATTCCTGGTGCCGATCAATACACGTACAGCATTCAGACAATCGAAAGAGCACGTGAGGCTTATCAGGCATTAAATAATTTAAATTCAAACCAAGTGGTTGCGATTGTTGGCGGAGGACTAAGCGGAGTTGAGATGGCAAGTGAGCTAACAGAAAGTCGCCCCGACTTAGAAGTAAAACTATTTGACAGAGGTGAACGAATCCTTTCAAGCTTCCCAGAAAAGCTCAGTAACTATGTAGAAAGCTGGTTCAGAGAGCATGATGTGGGTATTGTTCATCACGCTAACATTACAAAAGTAGAAGAAAATACCTTGTACAACAACGGTGAACCGCTTCATTTTGATGCGATTGTTTGGACTGCAGGTATTCAGCCTAACCGAATCGTTCGCAATTTAGAAATTGAAAAAGATAATTTCGGCCGTGCCGTACTCGCTACACAGCACTATCTTCCGAACGATGATCATGTCTTTGTTGTTGGTGACTGTGCAAGTCTTCCACACGCTCCAAGTGCCCAACTTGCAGAAGGACAGGCCGAACAAATCGCAACAGTTTTACAGAAGCGCTGGAATAACGAAGCAGAGCCCGAATCATTTCCCCCAATTAAACTAAAGGGTGTCCTAGGCTCTCTCGGTAAGAAAAGCGGCTTCGGCTTAGTAAAAGACCGCGCACTTACTGGACGTGTACCACGCTTACTGAAATCAGGCGTACTTTGGATGTACAAAAACCATAACGGTTAA
- a CDS encoding DUF1462 family protein produces MGKQVKVIVFGSDMPCPSCVHQPSSTETFEWLQAAITRKYNEDEVMFEYVDIEKPSAEHKQFAEQVVEGEFFYPVVLVNDVVVGEGNPQLKRIYAELEQHGVQEMSIS; encoded by the coding sequence GTGGGGAAACAGGTAAAGGTTATTGTTTTTGGAAGTGATATGCCTTGTCCAAGCTGTGTCCATCAACCATCTTCAACAGAAACGTTCGAGTGGCTGCAAGCCGCAATTACACGGAAATATAACGAAGATGAAGTGATGTTCGAATATGTTGATATTGAGAAGCCGTCTGCTGAACATAAACAATTTGCAGAGCAAGTAGTAGAAGGTGAATTCTTCTATCCGGTCGTCCTTGTGAACGATGTAGTAGTTGGAGAAGGAAACCCTCAGTTAAAGCGAATTTATGCGGAATTAGAACAGCATGGTGTTCAAGAAATGAGTATTTCATAA
- a CDS encoding NifU family protein — protein sequence MTEQVQEVLEKLRPFLLRDGGDVELVDIEEGIVKLRLMGACGSCPSSTITLKAGIERALLEEVPGVKEVEQVF from the coding sequence ATGACAGAACAAGTACAAGAAGTTCTAGAAAAACTTCGTCCGTTTCTTCTTCGTGACGGAGGAGATGTAGAGCTTGTAGATATCGAGGAAGGCATCGTAAAACTTCGCTTAATGGGAGCATGCGGTAGCTGCCCAAGTTCGACAATCACACTTAAAGCTGGTATTGAGCGCGCTCTTCTAGAGGAAGTGCCTGGTGTGAAAGAAGTAGAACAAGTATTCTAA
- the thrB gene encoding homoserine kinase, producing MKEKVTVKVPGSTANLGPGFDSVGLALNRYTTLEATPSKEWKFIPKSTELEGIPEGKDNLVYKAIEAVAKYADRTLAPHLVEVSSDIPLSRGLGSSAAAIVAGIELGNQLLRLELEPQEKLRIASLFEGHPDNVAASLYGGLVIGSHRDDDTDVIHGIYPEVDIVVYIPSYELKTEKARSVLPSELPYKEAVEASAISNVLVAAILQNRWDLAGKMMRRDKFHQPYRGELVHEMEEMIALSDELGAYGIALSGAGPTMICFAPVGKGEELTKGLKKHFTNAEVDQLVIDRTGVQVSFETIIEKEKQPF from the coding sequence ATGAAAGAGAAAGTCACTGTCAAGGTACCGGGTAGCACAGCCAATTTAGGCCCGGGCTTTGACTCGGTTGGCTTAGCGCTTAACCGTTATACAACTTTAGAAGCCACTCCTAGTAAAGAATGGAAATTCATCCCGAAGTCTACAGAGCTAGAGGGTATTCCTGAGGGAAAAGATAACCTTGTCTATAAGGCAATTGAGGCCGTCGCAAAATATGCAGACCGTACATTAGCTCCACATTTAGTGGAAGTTTCAAGTGATATCCCGTTATCAAGGGGGCTTGGAAGTAGTGCCGCGGCAATTGTGGCTGGTATAGAGCTTGGTAACCAACTGCTTCGGCTTGAGCTAGAACCGCAGGAAAAACTGCGCATTGCAAGTCTCTTTGAAGGGCATCCAGATAATGTGGCAGCTTCCCTGTATGGTGGGCTTGTCATTGGTAGTCATCGTGATGATGATACAGATGTGATTCATGGTATCTATCCAGAGGTAGATATTGTCGTCTATATTCCTTCATATGAGCTGAAAACAGAGAAGGCACGCAGTGTTCTTCCAAGTGAGCTTCCGTATAAGGAAGCTGTTGAAGCGAGTGCGATAAGCAACGTACTTGTGGCAGCAATTTTACAAAATCGTTGGGATTTAGCAGGGAAAATGATGCGCCGCGACAAATTCCATCAGCCATATCGAGGCGAATTAGTACACGAAATGGAAGAGATGATTGCTTTATCAGATGAATTAGGTGCTTACGGAATTGCATTAAGTGGTGCAGGTCCAACAATGATTTGCTTTGCTCCTGTCGGCAAAGGGGAAGAGCTCACAAAAGGATTGAAGAAGCATTTCACAAACGCAGAAGTTGACCAACTGGTAATCGATCGTACTGGTGTTCAAGTTTCATTTGAGACAATCATTGAGAAAGAAAAACAACCCTTTTAG
- the thrC gene encoding threonine synthase, whose translation MNWWRGLLRHYREYLPVNENTPLLSLNEGNTPLLPLETLSEKYGVELYVKYEGANPTGSFKDRGMVMAVAKAKEDGSNAIMCASTGNTSAAAAAYAARSGMRCIVLIPDGKIAAGKLAQAVMYGAEIYAIKGNFDQALKMVRTLSETAPITLVNSVNPYRIEGQKTAAFEVCDQLGEAPDVLAIPVGNAGNITAYWKGFKEYHEAKGTGLPQMRGFEAEGAAAIVRNQVIEDPETVATAIRIGNPASWDKAVNAANESSGKIDEVTDAEILEAYQMITQYEGVFAEPASCASLAGVIKQLKSGEIKKGSKIVCVLTGNGLKDPDCAMDTAIVKPTVLENDEKIVFDHIQGVVTQ comes from the coding sequence ATGAATTGGTGGAGAGGTTTACTTCGTCATTATCGTGAATATTTACCTGTAAATGAAAATACGCCTTTACTTTCTTTAAATGAAGGGAATACACCGTTACTTCCTTTAGAAACACTTTCGGAGAAGTATGGAGTAGAATTGTACGTCAAATATGAAGGTGCGAATCCAACAGGCTCTTTTAAGGACCGCGGCATGGTAATGGCGGTTGCTAAAGCAAAGGAAGATGGAAGCAATGCGATTATGTGTGCTTCTACAGGAAACACTTCCGCAGCTGCAGCTGCATATGCTGCACGCTCTGGTATGCGTTGTATCGTCTTAATTCCAGATGGAAAGATTGCAGCAGGGAAGCTTGCCCAAGCTGTTATGTATGGAGCTGAGATTTACGCAATTAAAGGGAACTTCGACCAAGCGTTAAAAATGGTTCGTACATTGAGTGAAACAGCACCAATTACGCTTGTGAACTCTGTAAATCCATATCGTATCGAAGGGCAAAAAACAGCAGCATTTGAAGTGTGCGACCAATTAGGAGAAGCACCTGACGTATTAGCAATTCCTGTTGGTAATGCTGGAAATATCACAGCTTATTGGAAAGGCTTCAAGGAATATCACGAGGCGAAGGGAACAGGCCTTCCACAAATGCGTGGTTTCGAGGCTGAAGGTGCCGCAGCAATCGTTCGTAATCAAGTAATCGAAGATCCTGAAACAGTGGCTACTGCTATTCGTATCGGGAACCCTGCAAGCTGGGATAAAGCAGTAAATGCGGCAAACGAATCTTCAGGTAAAATTGATGAAGTAACGGATGCTGAAATCTTAGAAGCATACCAAATGATTACACAATATGAAGGTGTATTTGCTGAACCAGCTTCATGTGCATCACTTGCAGGTGTTATTAAGCAGTTAAAATCAGGAGAAATCAAAAAAGGTTCAAAAATTGTCTGTGTCCTTACAGGAAACGGCTTGAAAGATCCTGATTGTGCAATGGATACAGCAATTGTGAAACCAACAGTACTTGAAAACGACGAGAAGATTGTCTTCGACCACATTCAAGGAGTTGTAACACAATGA
- a CDS encoding homoserine dehydrogenase has translation MTEKISVGLLGLGTVGSGVVQIVEKHQDKLMHQVGCPVEITKILVSDVNKKRDMDYPQEKLTTNPDDVLADPEIDVVIEVMGGVEHTREYILKALRNKKHVVSANKDLMAVYGAELHATASENGCDLFYEASVAGGIPILRGLVDGLASDRILKMMGIVNGTTNYILTKMTQEGRTYDEVLQEAKDLGYAEADPTSDVEGLDAARKMAILGTLGFSMHLDLEDVSVKGITGITEEDLDYSKHLGYTMKLIGIASRCGDKVEISVEPTLLPQEHPLSSVNDEYNAVYVYGEAVGETMFYGPGAGKMPTATAVVSDLVEVMKNKRLGVNGSSVVTPQFDKKLKEDNEIYSKYFLRIHVKDEAGVFSEITSIFSNHNVSFEKILQLPFEEEEKLAEIVMITHKASKADYETVMQKLNDLDVVKQVKSSYRVEGE, from the coding sequence ATGACAGAGAAAATTTCAGTAGGACTGCTCGGACTTGGCACAGTTGGGAGCGGTGTTGTCCAAATTGTAGAGAAACATCAAGATAAATTAATGCATCAAGTTGGGTGTCCAGTTGAAATTACGAAAATTCTCGTCAGCGACGTGAATAAAAAGCGTGACATGGATTATCCACAAGAAAAGCTAACAACAAACCCTGACGATGTATTAGCAGACCCAGAAATTGATGTTGTAATTGAAGTGATGGGTGGGGTTGAACATACACGAGAATACATTTTAAAAGCATTACGAAACAAAAAGCATGTTGTCAGTGCAAATAAAGACTTAATGGCTGTCTATGGAGCAGAGCTTCATGCTACTGCATCGGAAAATGGCTGTGACCTCTTCTATGAAGCAAGTGTTGCAGGTGGTATTCCAATCTTGCGTGGCCTTGTAGATGGATTGGCATCAGACCGCATTTTGAAAATGATGGGTATTGTCAATGGAACGACGAACTACATTTTAACGAAGATGACACAAGAAGGCCGTACGTATGATGAAGTGCTGCAGGAAGCGAAAGACTTAGGTTATGCTGAAGCTGATCCAACTTCAGACGTCGAAGGTTTAGATGCAGCTCGCAAAATGGCGATCCTTGGCACATTAGGCTTCTCAATGCACCTTGATCTTGAAGATGTATCTGTTAAAGGAATTACAGGTATTACAGAAGAAGATCTTGACTACAGCAAGCATCTTGGTTATACAATGAAACTTATCGGTATTGCAAGCCGTTGTGGTGATAAAGTAGAAATAAGCGTAGAGCCTACACTGTTACCGCAGGAGCATCCATTATCATCTGTAAATGATGAATACAATGCGGTCTATGTCTACGGTGAAGCAGTTGGTGAAACGATGTTCTACGGTCCTGGGGCTGGGAAGATGCCGACTGCAACAGCAGTTGTCTCTGACCTAGTTGAAGTGATGAAGAACAAACGTTTAGGTGTGAATGGAAGCAGTGTTGTTACACCTCAATTTGATAAAAAACTAAAAGAAGACAATGAAATTTACTCAAAATATTTCTTGCGTATTCATGTAAAGGATGAAGCAGGGGTATTTTCAGAAATTACATCTATCTTCTCAAATCATAATGTCAGCTTTGAGAAAATTCTTCAGCTCCCATTTGAAGAAGAAGAAAAACTTGCTGAAATTGTGATGATTACACACAAAGCAAGCAAAGCAGATTATGAAACAGTGATGCAAAAGCTTAATGATTTAGATGTTGTAAAGCAAGTAAAAAGCAGCTACCGTGTGGAAGGAGAATAA
- a CDS encoding D-glycerate dehydrogenase encodes MTKPYVFITRRIDKEIVQSLNDIADVHMWESEEEPVPREVLLEEASKADALLTMLSDKVDEELLDKAGKLKVVSNLAVGYDNIDVEAATKRNVIVTNTPDVLNDTTADLTFLLMMAAARRLLEANDYIRKDKWNNWAPMLLAGQDIHHKTVGIVGMGRIGQAVAKRATGFDMKILYHNRSRKEEAERELGAQYCSFEELIEQSDFVVCMTPLTPETKGMLNAEAFKKMKKTAVFVNASRGPVVDEDALYNALKEGDIAGAGLDVFTEEPISSDHPLMSLENAICLPHIGSASIETRKAMMLLAVKNIFRVLNGENAETPVNE; translated from the coding sequence TTGACGAAGCCATATGTATTTATCACTCGACGTATAGACAAAGAAATAGTTCAATCATTGAATGACATAGCAGATGTGCACATGTGGGAAAGTGAAGAAGAGCCTGTTCCACGAGAGGTATTGTTAGAAGAGGCAAGTAAGGCAGATGCGCTTCTAACAATGCTATCAGATAAAGTGGATGAAGAACTGCTTGATAAGGCTGGGAAATTAAAAGTTGTATCCAACTTAGCTGTTGGATACGATAACATTGATGTTGAGGCCGCAACGAAGCGCAATGTGATTGTGACAAATACACCAGATGTCCTAAATGATACAACCGCTGATTTGACGTTTTTATTAATGATGGCGGCAGCTCGACGTTTGCTTGAAGCGAACGACTATATTCGTAAAGATAAATGGAACAATTGGGCACCGATGCTCCTTGCTGGACAAGATATTCATCATAAAACAGTAGGAATCGTAGGAATGGGGCGAATTGGACAGGCTGTTGCAAAACGAGCAACAGGCTTTGATATGAAGATCCTTTACCATAACCGTTCCCGTAAAGAAGAAGCGGAACGAGAGCTTGGCGCGCAATATTGTTCATTTGAAGAATTAATTGAACAGAGTGATTTCGTTGTTTGTATGACGCCGTTAACACCCGAAACAAAAGGAATGCTCAATGCTGAAGCTTTCAAGAAGATGAAGAAAACAGCTGTGTTTGTGAATGCTTCTCGAGGTCCTGTTGTTGACGAGGATGCTCTCTATAACGCATTGAAAGAGGGAGATATTGCGGGAGCTGGCTTGGATGTTTTTACAGAGGAGCCTATTTCAAGTGACCACCCTCTTATGTCTCTTGAAAATGCGATCTGCTTACCTCATATAGGCAGTGCAAGTATTGAAACGAGAAAAGCGATGATGTTATTGGCAGTGAAAAATATTTTCCGTGTGTTAAATGGTGAAAATGCCGAAACACCAGTGAATGAATAA